AGACAAAAAAAATGGAGACATCCAATTGACAAGAAGGGACATtgacatgaagaagaagggtcaaagttgtttcaatcaattgtttGTTCATGTGCTCaacaaccccattttgttgtggGGTGTGGGGGGGGGGGAGAAGAGGTTTGGTAGAGAATTCCCTTGGATTCCATAAATTCCTCTTATTGGTAAGTTAAACATTCACATGCATTCTAAGTGCGAATAGCGTATAGTataccaaattgatttttataccaaggtaatatttttaaaaaattggaaaTAACTTAATGAATTTTCTTGCTTAagtgcatttttattttatatgatctATAATTTATGGGTTACATTTGCAGATTGTTTTTCCATAAAGTGCTCCCTTCGGACAAAAGTTCTCCTGTTCCTATTTCTCTCCCTTTCATCTTCCACAGCCACACTTTCTGCGGCAATCTAGAAAAGGCTATTAATTTCATACTCAATGAAGTTTGTAAGTTTCTTCCTCTATACCTTTGTTACATGTTCCTGGGCGTGTAGGGGTGGGGCAGTACATACGATGTACACTCCTTTGGTAAATGTTCTCTTCattgtttaaatttgttttttaccCTGGGTTTTGCAGACATGTTTGAGCAAAGGCAGGGGCTTTCACTTCCCACCATGTCACATGCTGAATTTTTGTGGGATTAGGATATTATTAGATTGCCCACTAGACCTTTCTGCTCTCCTTGCCTTCTCCCCTATACCTACATCTCTGGATTGTTTGTCAGTTGTTGAAAGCTTCAACACTGAGGCTAATGGTTTTGATTCAGGGGTTGGGTTTGGGAAAAGACAGAAAATTGAAAAGCTCCTTCATGCTCAAAGCTTACTTTTTGCTGAACCTTGGTACAAGACTGTTAATAATTTGCACCTGTGGAATTCCTCTTTCATTGATGTTGTATTAATATCCAGTCCAATGGGTATTATGGGGTTGCCCTTTCTTACTCGAATAAAGGGTTTCTCAGCTAAGGTAGTCTTTTGATGTTGTTATTATTGGGCTATATTCTCATTTTTGTTGATTTCTGTCACCAAAATAGTTAGCTTAATATTTGTTCAATTGGTTAGATATATGTAACTGAAGCATCAGCAAGATTAGGTCAGCTAATGATGGAGGATCTTATATCAATGCATGTGGAATTCAGGCATTTCTATGGACCAGAAGAATCAAATTTTCCATCGTGGCTGAGGCAGGAAGAGCTTGAAATCCTTCCTTCTGAATTGAGAGAGATAATATTAGGAAAAGATGGACTGGAGTGGGGTGGTTGGATGCCTTTGTACAGGTGATCTACCATTTTATCTCAAAAAATTTATATGGTactaaatatttctttatctaaaAAGCTGAATGAAATGTGCTTGACTAGTAATTGCAATGTTCTATGATATTATCTTGTGAtggattaattatattttttcatgtaaaaTTGCTCTTGACTTCCTTGTTGCTTCCTTGCTTGAGATTTATGTCTGACCCTTGGTATGTTTGAGTGGATAGCAGATGAGGCGAGGGAAATTTTGAACTTTTGTTTCTAAAAGCCAACTTTCtccttgtttttctattttctcttcatctaaacaaaagaaaatatcttgttatttttgttttctctcttttctattttctttcctttcatcCAAACAGAATGTAAGATTCGGTGAAAATCACTTGAACCCTATTCTGGGTAAGGGATGGATGTGTTTAGAACTCATCTGGTTCTGGGATTCTCTAAGTTTTTTGtgttgtttaatatttttatatgctCATTTATAGAGTCCTTGTTAGTGTAGTTAAGCTGTTGCTTTTTACACTGTTACAGAAACCTTGTTGCTGTGCCCGTTTCTTCTTCGAAGTCAATTATAgcaatttttttgtttgaagTTAATTTGTGGAATTTCTCAGTGCAGCTGATGTGAAGGATTGTATGCTAAAGATTAACACTCTTAATTATGCTGAGGAAGCTTGCTACAATGGTACATTGGTTATAAAGGCATTCAGCTCTGGTATGGAAATAGGCAGTTGTAATTGGGTCCTAAATAGTCCAAAGGGAGATATTGCTTATGTTTCAGGATCCAGCTTCATTTCTGCACATGCAATGCCTTTTGATTACTGCAGTTTACAGGGGACTTGTGCATTAATTTATTCAGACTTCTTCTCCTTGGGTGATACTCAAGATAGTTCGGATGCGGATAATTATTCTGTTTCAGCTGCTGATAAGCTACAACCTATGAGGTACTCTCTATGTTTCACCCAGATACCTGTTATTGTTGTTCAAGTTTTCATCCTCTGGCTGTAGTAATGAatatgtatatattgacttCCATATGGTTTATTATTTAAGTTCTCAAGATTTAGCTGGATTCAACCATAACTCTGTTGAGAACTCAGAGGAAAAGGAAAAGCTGGATTTCATATGCTCAAATACtataaattatatacaaaaaGGTGGTTCTGTTCTTATTCCTATTGATCGACTTGGAACTGTTTTGCTTCTTTTGGAGGAAATGACGGCATCACTTGAAGCTTCAGATTTGAAGGTGTCCTTTCCTTTTTTACTATCTTCCCTATGAATCAATTATCGAAGTCAAGAAAAGCTATGACGGATATGTGGAATATATTTTTTGGGTGTCAATTAGCCTTGTTCTGCATCATACTAACTAGTAAAAAACCTATCTTTATCAACTAATGTGGCATTAGCCTTAAGTtctgtttatttttcttattctaaTTCTGTACTTTTGTTTGTCAAGAGACTTGACCATACCAAATGATACTGGTTACCAGTGTTCATTATTCCAATTTTACTgccttatattttatattttgtgctGCAATGGAAATTGGGAAAAACTGGAAATGCCAAAGTTCCATCTTTCAAAGTTTGTAAAGTGAACTGGAAACCAATTAGTTTTTCTAATTAAAGAAGCAGAGTTATCTGGAAACTGGATTTCTGGATTAATATCGGATATCACTCactgatttctattattaagtAATCACAATTTTTCTATTTGTAGGTTCCagtttatataatttcttcaaTGGCTGAAGAATTACTGGCATTGCTTAATATCATACCTGAGTGGCTTTGCAAACAACGGCAAGAGAAAGTACGGACCATTAGAATTATTAATTTGGTACCTTGCACTTGCATACTTTTATTTCTGGAGTTTGACTTCTTTTTTACCTACTGTAATTGCTGCTGCAGTTATTTGCTGGGGAACAGCTGTTTGCACACGTCAATCTCttgaaagagaaaaagattCATGTGGTTCCTGCTATTCATTCACATGAACTCTTGTAAGTTCTTTTTTACCATGTTTTCCTTTATGCTTGCTTATAATaatctaattaaaattgatgTGATTGGTCAAATTTTGTATGTTTTCTGCACTTCTTATCTGCGAAATTTTGCAATGTTAACTATTTGGGTAACGCTTTTGTTTCACAGCAGTTGAGTTTCTGTTAATGGCTTCAAGATATGAGAAGCACTTATTTTAACAAACTGAACTAGTCAGAAATGGTTTGcctaaactttttttatttttagtttctatcaGAAACTAAAGTATTTCTTGTAGAACTAATTGGCAGGAACCCTGCATTGTATTTTGTCCTCACTGGAGTATGCGAATGGGTCCTGTTGTTCATCTGCTTCGACAATGGTGTGGCAATCCAAATTCTTTACTTATTCTTGAGGTATGATATATTTCCTGTTACAACGTTAATATGCTGTGTTAGCGACACCATTTTACACTATACTTTAGTGTTATTATTACATTCCCTTATCCCATCCTTACACTGTTCTGGATGTAGCTCAACTTTCTGgataatttgtttaaattacaCGAGCTACCTAGCACCATTGCCAGTGATAGGGGATCCCATCTTTATTAGCAAGATTTGAAGTGAGTTGTTGCAACTTCAATTCCAATGTGATGGACAAACTGAGATTGTTAACAAGTGCCTTCATACTTATCTTAGATGCATGTGTTCGAATGAGCATTATTCTTGTCCAAGTGGCTTGCCTCGGGGAATGGTGGTATAATATCAATTTTCAGTCTTCCATTCATACTACTCCTTATGAAGTAGTTTATGGACAGGTGCCCCCAATCCATCTGCCTTACCTCCCCGAAAAAGCTTCTAGCTTAGCAGTAGAATTACCAGAGATGcagtaatatatataattactcAAATTCCATCTTCTTAAAGCTCAGAACTGAATAATCCGCATTGGAGATTTTGTATATCTCAAGCTGCAACCTTACCAATAAGTTCTTTGGCCCTTTCAAAGTGATTGATCGTATTGGTGCAGCTATATACCAAATAAAGCTTCCACCTGTGCAAAGATACATGATGTGTTTTATGTATTCCAATTGAATTATGCACATTGAATTCTACTCTTCCCTATAAACCCGAGGTCGCCACTGATAGAAAATGGTAAAAAGGGGTTGTATCACTGATACGAAAGTTTTAGTTAAGTGAAAGGATGTGACCATTTAGCAAACAACTTAGGATTCCTTTTATGCCTCTTCCAGGAGTCCCCAAACTTTCATCCTTGAGGTCAAGGCTATTCTTGAAGGGGAGTGTTATAGTCTTAATATGCTGTGTTAGTAACACCTTTTATACTAtgctttatttcttttaccatATATTAGTCTTAATATGCTGTGTTAGTAACACCTTTTATACTAtgctttatttcttttaccatATATTAGTCTTTTCATGTCACGTTTTCCATTTTACTTGGTTATTAGACTCTGCTAATGTGGCGCATGTGTAACAAACTTATTCTGATTCCAGCATGGCTTGGTGCTTCAATGGAATACATGTTTAATTCTCAAACAATCTACTTGCTTCCTAAAAAATATCTCACTCGTTCCAACAGCATCAGAAATTATTCAGCTATTGATTTTCCTACTATTGGTTATTTGTATTCTCGGAATTCTCTCCCTGTATCCAAATTTCCATCACATCCttacataatattaatagttattATGATGCTTTATTGCAGTCattttattcctttattttTGAGGTACAAATGAATCTTCATATCTGCAGTATTTTAAGTTTTGTCCTTTTAATGTTGTTTGGACGTATTTGGCTGTTGCATTGGATTTCCTATATCAGCAGGATGTTTTGAATCTTGAGCTAGCACTTCTACCTTTCCAACCAGTTGCAATGAAGGTTCTTCAATGTCTCTTTCCCTCTGGAATTGGGTAGGCTTACCTTTCCCTTGGTCACGTCTTCCAATGTACATTGATGTATATGTGTAATTGTTCTTACTGATAATTCTCAAAATCTCTATAAACATCGAGCCAGTAACAGTCTATACTCTTTAATTATACCACCCAAGAAATATAGGGGGAAGAACGACCtatggaaaatgaaaaatacagCCTTGATAAATTGTTCGATTACTGATGTTTGTAGAATTAACATCTATGGATGGTTCCATATAATGTTTTTTTGGCTAGGCAATAGGATTACATTGCGTATACCTTCCTTTTCTTCCCACTCCATTTCAAAGTACCTATACCCAAAACTTGGTGTATTTTTTGAaaacattaatttctttataattttgtcATTAAAAATGTagcataaatataatataaaactaTCCATATTTCTTCGTTTAATTGGATAGGTTCTAATAGACTGATACCACATTAGAAATGGTCTTGGACTAACTAACCCctgaaatttttaatataaaattattcatgTATCTTCATCTAACAACTTAGATTTTAGGTGAAGACCCAtgaattgttttattattaattacgtCCTTATAAAAGATGAGTAATATGTGCCAACTACAATTtgatttatgtatttattattcTCTCGTTTGATTTCCACGCTGTAGGTTGCAGACAGTTCAACCTTTACTAAAGTTATTGCGGCCGAAGACTGTACTGGTAAGTATAATTATACACTATATTATACAACTACACACATGCATGTGATAAAATGAttgtttgttttcatttttattcctTTCTTAATCTCTAGTGTCCTGAGGAGTTGAGACTGCAGACCAACCTTTCCAGTGAAAACTCTTTCTCCGTTTTGTATTACACTGAAGCTGAAACTTTGAAAGTACCATATCGAAAGCACAGCTCA
The sequence above is a segment of the Phaseolus vulgaris cultivar G19833 chromosome 2, P. vulgaris v2.0, whole genome shotgun sequence genome. Coding sequences within it:
- the LOC137812595 gene encoding uncharacterized protein isoform X2 — its product is MKFTCLSKGRGFHFPPCHMLNFCGIRILLDCPLDLSALLAFSPIPTSLDCLSVVESFNTEANGFDSGVGFGKRQKIEKLLHAQSLLFAEPWYKTVNNLHLWNSSFIDVVLISSPMGIMGLPFLTRIKGFSAKIYVTEASARLGQLMMEDLISMHVEFRHFYGPEESNFPSWLRQEELEILPSELREIILGKDGLEWGGWMPLYSAADVKDCMLKINTLNYAEEACYNGTLVIKAFSSGMEIGSCNWVLNSPKGDIAYVSGSSFISAHAMPFDYCSLQGTCALIYSDFFSLGDTQDSSDADNYSVSAADKLQPMSSQDLAGFNHNSVENSEEKEKLDFICSNTINYIQKGGSVLIPIDRLGTVLLLLEEMTASLEASDLKVPVYIISSMAEELLALLNIIPEWLCKQRQEKLFAGEQLFAHVNLLKEKKIHVVPAIHSHELLTNWQEPCIVFCPHWSMRMGPVVHLLRQWCGNPNSLLILEDVLNLELALLPFQPVAMKVLQCLFPSGIGLQTVQPLLKLLRPKTVLCPEELRLQTNLSSENSFSVLYYTEAETLKVPYRKHSSEIKIATDLASHFYWKTFKKEEINITKLKGELLMENGRHHLLLENDNKNSSSNKSLEHLGLPDSEKLMAALSKMGISGNIEHGMSDAKSQTACTIHIHDPYKASIEIGTTGTIITTADENVASSIYKIIDNILKAV
- the LOC137812595 gene encoding uncharacterized protein isoform X1; translated protein: MKFTCLSKGRGFHFPPCHMLNFCGIRILLDCPLDLSALLAFSPIPTSLDCLSVVESFNTEANGFDSGVGFGKRQKIEKLLHAQSLLFAEPWYKTVNNLHLWNSSFIDVVLISSPMGIMGLPFLTRIKGFSAKIYVTEASARLGQLMMEDLISMHVEFRHFYGPEESNFPSWLRQEELEILPSELREIILGKDGLEWGGWMPLYSAADVKDCMLKINTLNYAEEACYNGTLVIKAFSSGMEIGSCNWVLNSPKGDIAYVSGSSFISAHAMPFDYCSLQGTCALIYSDFFSLGDTQDSSDADNYSVSAADKLQPMSSQDLAGFNHNSVENSEEKEKLDFICSNTINYIQKGGSVLIPIDRLGTVLLLLEEMTASLEASDLKVPVYIISSMAEELLALLNIIPEWLCKQRQEKLFAGEQLFAHVNLLKEKKIHVVPAIHSHELLTNWQEPCIVFCPHWSMRMGPVVHLLRQWCGNPNSLLILEQDVLNLELALLPFQPVAMKVLQCLFPSGIGLQTVQPLLKLLRPKTVLCPEELRLQTNLSSENSFSVLYYTEAETLKVPYRKHSSEIKIATDLASHFYWKTFKKEEINITKLKGELLMENGRHHLLLENDNKNSSSNKSLEHLGLPDSEKLMAALSKMGISGNIEHGMSDAKSQTACTIHIHDPYKASIEIGTTGTIITTADENVASSIYKIIDNILKAV